One Gordonia mangrovi genomic region harbors:
- a CDS encoding RidA family protein, producing the protein MAGMWSQRLAELGITLPDVVTPAGSYVPAVRSGNLVFTAGQIPIVDGKLEVVGKVHVGAEGVVDPDQATQAARQCALNALAAVDGLVGIDSIVRIVKVVGFVASAPGFTGQPAVINGASDLLGEIFGDAGVHARSAVGVAELPLGASVEVEMIVEVS; encoded by the coding sequence ATGGCAGGGATGTGGTCGCAGCGACTGGCCGAACTGGGCATCACCCTCCCCGATGTGGTGACCCCCGCCGGTAGCTATGTTCCCGCAGTTCGCAGCGGCAACCTGGTCTTCACGGCGGGGCAGATTCCCATCGTCGACGGCAAGCTCGAGGTGGTCGGCAAGGTGCACGTGGGTGCCGAAGGTGTGGTCGATCCCGACCAGGCCACCCAGGCCGCCCGTCAGTGCGCACTCAACGCGCTGGCAGCCGTGGACGGACTCGTCGGCATCGATTCCATCGTGCGGATCGTCAAGGTCGTCGGCTTCGTCGCGTCCGCACCCGGATTCACCGGACAACCCGCGGTCATCAACGGCGCGTCGGATCTGCTCGGCGAGATCTTCGGCGATGCGGGAGTGCATGCCCGGTCGGCAGTCGGCGTCGCCGAGCTGCCGCTGGGCGCCTCCGTCGAGGTCGAGATGATCGTCGAGGTCTCCTGA
- a CDS encoding ArsA family ATPase, translating into MVNETPPDDSGHTNEWPQTAGRARLHFVSGKGGTGKTTVAAALALALAADGKKVLLVECEGRQGIAQLFDIPPLPSTDTKIATASGGGEVSALAIDIEHALLEYLDMFYNLGFAGRAMKRIGAIDFVTTIAPGLRDVLITGKIKERIIHTDKQGLRVYDAVVVDAPPTGRIGNFLDVTQAMADLAKTGPIRNQSDGVVKLLHSEDTVIHLVTLLEAMPIQETIEAVTELRAKNLTVGTLIINRVSSTHLPTGSIDDIAEGTIDAPRVLEHLTQSGLHLTDGDLSGLLTETIEHATRLQAQQVAKAQLDEVELPTLELPALGDGIDLGSIYELATLLQKAGA; encoded by the coding sequence GTGGTGAACGAGACACCGCCCGACGACTCCGGGCACACCAACGAATGGCCGCAGACCGCCGGACGCGCTCGGCTGCACTTCGTATCGGGCAAGGGGGGCACCGGCAAGACGACCGTCGCGGCGGCGTTGGCGCTGGCGCTGGCCGCCGACGGCAAAAAGGTGCTGTTGGTCGAATGCGAAGGCCGTCAAGGCATCGCGCAGCTCTTCGACATTCCGCCGTTGCCGTCCACCGACACGAAGATCGCGACCGCCTCCGGCGGCGGCGAGGTGTCGGCGCTGGCCATCGACATCGAGCACGCCCTGCTCGAGTACCTCGACATGTTCTACAACCTCGGTTTCGCCGGCCGCGCGATGAAGCGGATCGGGGCGATCGACTTCGTCACCACGATCGCGCCGGGCCTGCGTGACGTGTTGATCACCGGCAAGATCAAAGAACGCATCATCCACACCGACAAGCAGGGCCTGCGGGTGTATGACGCGGTGGTCGTCGACGCCCCGCCGACCGGCCGGATCGGCAACTTCCTCGACGTCACCCAGGCGATGGCCGACCTCGCCAAGACCGGGCCGATCCGCAATCAGAGCGACGGCGTGGTGAAGCTGTTGCACTCCGAGGACACCGTCATCCACCTCGTCACCCTGCTGGAGGCGATGCCGATCCAGGAGACGATCGAGGCGGTCACCGAACTGCGCGCGAAGAATCTCACCGTCGGCACCCTCATCATCAATCGGGTCAGTTCCACACACCTGCCGACGGGGTCGATAGACGACATCGCCGAGGGCACGATCGATGCCCCGCGGGTGCTCGAGCACCTGACCCAGAGCGGTCTGCATCTCACCGACGGCGACCTGTCGGGGTTGTTGACCGAGACCATCGAGCACGCGACACGCCTGCAGGCCCAGCAGGTCGCCAAGGCCCAGCTCGACGAGGTGGAGCTGCCGACGCTGGAGTTGCCGGCCCTCGGCGACGGCATCGACCTCGGTTCGATCTATGAGCTCGCCACCCTCTTGCAGAAGGCAGGTGCCTGA
- a CDS encoding TSUP family transporter, whose protein sequence is MELAALLAAAAAAGWVDAVVGGGGLVLIPALMIVQPGLAPATALGTNKLAAVFGTASAAVAFARRLTIDLRRLAPVFISAVVFSGLGAYTASRLPADVFTPVVLGLLIAVGLFVALNPGFGSGLARQRPRWSVLLGLVLAGVVIAFYDGVMGPGTGTFLIISLTALVGTGFLESSGMAKVINTGTNLGALAVFAWQGNVLWLLGLALAAANIAGAQLGAHMAIGRGSGFVRWVLLAVVVVMVGKLGYDMVTG, encoded by the coding sequence GTGGAGCTCGCTGCGCTGCTCGCCGCGGCGGCTGCGGCCGGGTGGGTCGACGCCGTCGTCGGCGGTGGCGGACTGGTACTGATCCCCGCGCTGATGATCGTTCAACCCGGGCTGGCGCCGGCCACCGCACTCGGCACCAACAAACTGGCCGCGGTGTTCGGCACCGCATCGGCGGCCGTCGCGTTCGCCCGTCGGCTGACCATCGATCTTCGTCGCCTCGCACCGGTGTTCATCAGTGCGGTGGTGTTCTCGGGTCTGGGTGCCTACACGGCGAGTCGACTGCCGGCCGACGTGTTCACCCCCGTGGTGCTCGGTCTGCTCATCGCGGTCGGACTGTTCGTCGCACTCAACCCGGGCTTCGGTTCCGGTCTCGCACGGCAGCGGCCCCGGTGGTCGGTGCTGCTGGGGCTGGTCCTGGCGGGTGTGGTGATCGCTTTCTACGACGGCGTGATGGGGCCGGGGACGGGAACCTTCCTCATCATCAGTCTCACGGCGCTGGTGGGTACCGGGTTCCTGGAGAGCTCGGGGATGGCGAAGGTGATCAACACCGGGACCAACCTGGGTGCTCTCGCGGTGTTCGCTTGGCAGGGAAACGTGTTGTGGCTGTTGGGTCTCGCCCTTGCGGCGGCGAACATCGCCGGGGCGCAACTCGGTGCGCACATGGCGATCGGACGGGGCAGCGGTTTCGTCCGGTGGGTACTGCTCGCAGTGGTGGTCGTGATGGTGGGCAAGCTCGGTTACGACATGGTCACCGGGTGA
- a CDS encoding penicillin-binding protein, which translates to MPKSKKLWSLAGACLLAGVLVAGMLYPAASGLGVMSNRAAAAVENVSSELLNGTLPEVTTMTDSAGNPIALLYDQYRYQVGYNDISPDMIRAIISIEDRRFLEHDGVDWKGTIRAALTNSSAGEVQQGASTLDQQYIKNYQLLVLARTEADRQAAVETTPARKLREVRMALTMEQSLIDQAKRDKGLDDAAAKQEAKKQIVTRYLNVVPFGNNSYGIEAAAQTYFGKHAIDLDVAESALLAGMVQSSSALDPYTNPEAATNRRNTVLDTMIENFPDRREELVAAKESPLGVLPSPRTPTQGCIGADANGFFCDYALQFLAENGMARDSVMRGGYIIRTTLDPQVQRSTIRAVRAQASPDTDGVANVMSSIRPGKESHDVLSMASSRRYGLNLKAGQTVQPQPFSMVGDGAGSVFKIFTTAAAMEKGLGVSSNLQVPSFVAVEGMGNSSTPGCPEEAYCVRNAGKYPPTLTVTQALAQSPNTAFVKLLQQTGVKPTVDMAVRLGLRSYTVPGSSGYGEKTMAQYVKDGNFGSFTLGPLPINGLELSNVGATLASGGTWCPPNPIASISRIKRDAYGNRVMTPEGEPALTAIPFETPPCEQVVEEGLANTLANAMGQDHLGGGTAAGAAGSAGWTLPMSGKTGTTEAHRSSAFIGFTNQIAGSAYVYNDGPNPTEICSSPLRQCYDGTLFGGMEPARTWFQAIKPVATKFGPVKLPPTDPRYMRGSDRGRIPKVSGLTASAATSRLQAAGFKVNQLDVDSNRPQGTVVFTAPSDSAMPGSTVTIYVSNGRRSDGAQGPTETTVEVPGVGPVVIQLPG; encoded by the coding sequence GTGCCGAAGTCGAAGAAGCTGTGGTCACTGGCCGGCGCCTGCCTGTTGGCCGGTGTGCTGGTGGCCGGAATGTTGTACCCCGCGGCCAGCGGCCTGGGCGTGATGTCCAACCGCGCGGCCGCCGCCGTCGAGAATGTGTCCTCCGAGCTGCTCAACGGCACGCTGCCGGAGGTCACCACGATGACCGATTCGGCCGGCAACCCGATCGCGTTGCTGTACGACCAGTACCGCTATCAGGTCGGGTACAACGACATCTCACCGGACATGATCCGCGCGATCATCTCCATCGAGGACCGACGGTTCCTCGAACACGACGGCGTCGACTGGAAGGGCACCATCCGCGCGGCGCTGACGAACTCGTCGGCCGGCGAGGTTCAGCAGGGCGCGTCGACGCTGGACCAGCAGTACATCAAGAACTACCAGCTGTTGGTGCTCGCACGCACCGAAGCCGACCGGCAGGCCGCGGTCGAGACCACACCGGCCCGCAAGCTGCGCGAGGTCCGGATGGCGCTGACGATGGAGCAGTCGCTCATCGACCAGGCCAAACGCGACAAGGGCCTCGACGACGCCGCCGCCAAGCAGGAGGCCAAGAAGCAGATCGTCACCCGCTACCTCAACGTCGTGCCGTTCGGCAACAACTCCTACGGCATCGAGGCGGCCGCCCAGACCTACTTCGGCAAGCACGCCATCGACCTCGACGTCGCGGAATCGGCGCTGCTGGCGGGCATGGTGCAGTCCAGTTCGGCGCTCGATCCGTACACCAACCCCGAGGCCGCGACCAACCGGCGCAACACCGTGCTGGACACGATGATCGAGAACTTCCCCGACCGCCGCGAGGAACTGGTCGCGGCCAAGGAGTCGCCGCTCGGTGTGCTGCCCAGCCCGCGCACACCGACGCAGGGCTGCATCGGCGCGGACGCCAACGGCTTCTTCTGCGACTACGCGCTGCAGTTCCTCGCCGAGAACGGGATGGCGCGCGACTCGGTGATGCGCGGTGGCTACATCATCCGCACCACCCTCGACCCCCAGGTCCAGCGGTCCACCATCCGCGCGGTCCGCGCCCAGGCCTCACCCGACACCGATGGCGTCGCCAACGTCATGAGCAGCATCCGGCCGGGCAAGGAGTCCCACGACGTCCTCTCGATGGCGTCGAGCCGCCGCTACGGGCTGAACCTGAAGGCCGGTCAGACCGTGCAACCGCAGCCGTTCTCGATGGTCGGCGACGGCGCCGGATCGGTGTTCAAGATCTTCACCACCGCGGCGGCCATGGAGAAGGGGCTCGGCGTGTCCTCGAATCTGCAGGTGCCCAGCTTCGTCGCCGTCGAGGGGATGGGTAACAGCAGCACCCCAGGGTGTCCGGAGGAGGCCTACTGTGTGCGCAACGCCGGCAAGTACCCGCCGACGCTGACGGTGACCCAGGCGCTGGCCCAGTCCCCCAACACCGCATTCGTGAAACTGCTGCAGCAGACCGGCGTGAAGCCGACGGTCGACATGGCGGTCCGCCTGGGTCTGCGTTCCTACACCGTCCCGGGCTCGTCGGGCTACGGCGAGAAGACGATGGCGCAGTACGTCAAGGACGGCAACTTCGGTTCGTTCACCCTCGGTCCGTTGCCGATCAACGGACTCGAGCTGTCCAACGTGGGCGCCACCCTCGCCTCCGGCGGCACCTGGTGCCCGCCGAATCCGATCGCATCGATCAGCCGGATCAAGCGCGACGCCTATGGCAACCGGGTGATGACACCCGAGGGCGAGCCGGCGCTGACCGCGATCCCGTTCGAGACACCGCCATGCGAGCAGGTCGTCGAGGAGGGCCTGGCCAACACGCTCGCCAACGCCATGGGCCAGGACCACCTGGGCGGTGGCACCGCGGCGGGCGCGGCCGGTTCGGCCGGCTGGACCCTGCCGATGTCGGGTAAGACCGGGACCACCGAGGCACACCGCTCGTCGGCCTTCATCGGCTTCACCAACCAGATCGCCGGTTCGGCTTACGTCTACAACGACGGACCGAACCCAACCGAGATCTGCAGCAGTCCGCTGCGTCAGTGCTATGACGGGACCCTCTTCGGCGGCATGGAGCCGGCGCGCACCTGGTTCCAGGCCATCAAGCCGGTGGCCACCAAATTCGGGCCCGTGAAGCTCCCGCCGACCGATCCGCGCTACATGCGGGGCAGTGACCGCGGCCGCATCCCGAAGGTCAGCGGACTCACCGCGAGCGCGGCGACCTCCCGGCTGCAGGCCGCCGGATTCAAGGTCAACCAGCTCGACGTGGACAGCAACCGGCCGCAGGGCACGGTGGTGTTCACCGCACCGTCGGACTCGGCCATGCCGGGCAGCACGGTGACCATCTACGTCAGCAACGGTCGCCGCTCCGACGGAGCGCAAGGGCCCACCGAGACCACCGTCGAGGTGCCGGGAGTCGGTCCGGTGGTGATCCAGCTTCCGGGATGA
- a CDS encoding ArsA family ATPase, with the protein MPLDLKMASVLTDPGTRVVICCGAGGVGKTTTAAAMAMYAAEHGRKVAVLTIDPARRLAQSLGMSELTNDPQPVTAAEVGGSGSLDAMMLDMRRTFDEMVLEYSSPDRASAIMENSFYQTMASSFSGTQEYMAMEKLGKLIEEDRWDLIVVDTPPSRNALDFLDAPQRLGSFLSGRLMKMLVGGGRGVGRMVTGAMSLAMRGVSTIIGGDMLRDVATFVQSLDSMFGGFQDRATKTYELLKQPGTQFAVVAAAEPDALREAAFFVDRLSEERMPLAGLILNRTHPNLTSISESSARAALETVEDELTRGVLEIHAERAATGKRELHLLQRFTAAHPAVPIVGVPSLPFEVADVVALRAVAEQITSRG; encoded by the coding sequence ATGCCGCTCGATCTGAAGATGGCGTCGGTGCTCACCGACCCCGGCACCCGCGTGGTGATCTGCTGCGGCGCCGGCGGCGTGGGCAAGACCACCACCGCTGCGGCGATGGCGATGTACGCCGCCGAGCACGGCCGCAAGGTCGCGGTGTTGACCATCGACCCGGCCCGACGGCTCGCCCAGTCGTTGGGCATGTCCGAGCTCACCAACGATCCGCAGCCGGTAACCGCGGCCGAGGTGGGCGGGTCCGGCTCGCTGGACGCGATGATGCTGGACATGCGGCGCACCTTCGACGAGATGGTGCTCGAGTACTCGTCACCGGACCGTGCCTCGGCGATCATGGAGAACTCCTTCTATCAGACGATGGCGTCGTCGTTCTCCGGCACGCAGGAGTACATGGCGATGGAGAAACTCGGCAAGCTCATCGAGGAGGACCGCTGGGACCTGATCGTCGTCGACACCCCGCCGTCGCGCAACGCCCTGGACTTCCTCGACGCACCGCAACGTCTCGGCTCGTTCCTCTCCGGCCGGTTGATGAAGATGCTGGTGGGAGGTGGTCGCGGCGTGGGACGGATGGTCACCGGCGCGATGAGCCTGGCCATGCGCGGGGTGTCCACCATCATCGGCGGCGACATGCTGCGCGACGTCGCGACCTTTGTGCAGTCGCTGGACTCGATGTTCGGTGGCTTCCAGGACCGCGCGACCAAGACCTACGAGCTGCTCAAACAACCGGGCACGCAGTTCGCGGTGGTCGCCGCGGCCGAACCCGACGCCCTGCGCGAGGCGGCGTTCTTCGTGGATCGGCTGTCCGAGGAACGGATGCCGCTGGCCGGCCTCATCCTCAACCGCACCCACCCGAACCTCACCTCGATCTCCGAGTCGTCGGCACGGGCGGCACTCGAGACCGTCGAGGACGAACTGACCCGCGGCGTGCTCGAGATCCACGCCGAACGTGCCGCCACCGGCAAGCGGGAGCTGCACCTGCTGCAGCGCTTCACCGCCGCGCATCCGGCGGTGCCGATCGTCGGCGTGCCGTCGCTGCCGTTCGAGGTCGCCGACGTCGTCGCGCTGCGTGCGGTGGCCGAACAGATCACCAGTCGCGGCTGA
- a CDS encoding WhiB family transcriptional regulator: MAIAAVSTGDDARLMWVSQARCRGGNPDDLFVRGAAQRKAATICRHCPVQLECGADALDNRVEFGVWGGMTERQRRALLRQHPEVTSWAQFFEAQRRRHRADAV, encoded by the coding sequence ATGGCGATAGCGGCAGTTTCCACCGGAGATGATGCTCGATTGATGTGGGTGTCCCAAGCTCGATGCCGGGGAGGAAACCCCGATGACCTGTTCGTCCGCGGAGCAGCTCAGCGCAAAGCCGCCACGATCTGCCGGCACTGCCCGGTGCAGCTCGAGTGCGGCGCGGACGCCCTCGACAACCGGGTGGAGTTCGGCGTCTGGGGTGGTATGACCGAGCGTCAGCGGCGGGCCCTGCTCCGCCAGCATCCGGAGGTCACCTCGTGGGCCCAGTTCTTCGAGGCCCAGCGACGCAGGCACCGCGCCGACGCGGTGTGA
- a CDS encoding MBL fold metallo-hydrolase, with protein sequence MTDNENGNAEAAPTHPAYGVVREVTPFASVLLCNNPGTMELDGTNTWILRAPGHPECVVVDPGPPNKKGHVRRIAEQPGIALVLITHRHFDHTGAIKPLRKRVDVPVRARSAKFTHGAAPLVDREIIDVAGLRITVLHTPGHTGDSLSFLVECDGHRALLSGDTILGSGTTVLDPTDGTLRDYLNSLNRIIVEGEDAVLLPAHGPDHPEVGPVARYYKAHREERIDQIVAALDDLGVPAHKAKPMKVVRKVYADVDKKLWPAARMSVKAQLEYLRDR encoded by the coding sequence GTGACCGACAACGAGAACGGAAACGCGGAAGCAGCCCCGACACACCCGGCGTACGGCGTCGTCCGTGAGGTGACCCCGTTCGCGTCGGTGTTGTTGTGCAACAACCCGGGCACGATGGAGCTCGACGGCACCAACACCTGGATCCTGCGTGCTCCGGGCCACCCCGAGTGCGTCGTCGTCGATCCCGGCCCGCCGAACAAGAAGGGGCATGTCAGGCGGATTGCGGAACAGCCGGGGATCGCACTCGTACTGATCACCCACCGCCACTTCGACCACACCGGGGCCATCAAACCGCTGCGGAAACGGGTCGATGTCCCGGTGCGCGCCCGGTCGGCCAAGTTCACCCACGGTGCGGCACCGCTTGTCGACCGAGAGATCATCGACGTGGCGGGTCTGCGGATCACCGTGCTGCACACCCCGGGCCACACCGGGGACTCGCTCAGTTTTCTCGTCGAGTGCGACGGGCATCGCGCCTTGCTGTCGGGCGACACCATCCTCGGCAGCGGCACCACCGTCCTCGATCCCACCGACGGCACCCTGCGCGACTACCTGAACTCGCTCAACCGCATCATCGTCGAAGGCGAGGACGCGGTGCTGCTCCCCGCGCACGGCCCCGACCATCCCGAGGTGGGTCCGGTCGCGCGGTACTACAAGGCGCACCGCGAGGAACGCATCGACCAGATCGTGGCCGCGCTCGACGACCTCGGGGTGCCGGCGCACAAGGCGAAGCCGATGAAGGTGGTCCGAAAGGTCTATGCCGACGTCGACAAGAAACTCTGGCCGGCCGCCCGGATGTCGGTCAAAGCCCAGCTGGAGTACCTGCGGGACCGCTGA
- a CDS encoding DUF4177 domain-containing protein produces the protein MSESTVWEYATVPLLTHATKQILDQWGADGWELVTVLPGPTGEQHVAYLKRPKG, from the coding sequence ATGAGTGAATCGACCGTATGGGAATACGCGACGGTGCCGTTGCTGACGCACGCCACAAAGCAGATCCTCGACCAGTGGGGTGCCGACGGCTGGGAACTGGTGACCGTCCTGCCCGGCCCGACCGGCGAGCAGCACGTCGCCTACCTGAAGCGTCCGAAGGGATAG
- a CDS encoding Crp/Fnr family transcriptional regulator: MEDVLARAGIFQGVEPSAVAALTKQLQPVDFPRGHVIFHEGEPGDRLYIILSGKVKVGRRSPDGRENLLTIMGPSDMFGELSIFDPGPRTSSATTVTEVRAVSMDRDALRAWIKDRPEIAEQLLRVLARRLRRTNNNLADLIFTDVPGRVAKQLLQLAQRFGTQEGGALRVTHDLTQEEIAQLVGASRETVNKALADFAQRGWLRLEGKSVLIADSERLARRAR, translated from the coding sequence GTGGAGGACGTACTGGCGCGGGCGGGCATATTCCAGGGTGTCGAGCCCTCCGCCGTCGCAGCGCTGACCAAGCAGCTTCAACCGGTCGATTTCCCTCGCGGTCACGTGATCTTTCACGAGGGAGAACCCGGTGATCGGCTGTACATCATCCTGTCCGGCAAGGTGAAGGTCGGCCGTCGTTCGCCCGATGGTCGAGAGAACCTGCTGACGATCATGGGACCCTCGGACATGTTCGGCGAACTGTCCATCTTCGATCCCGGCCCACGCACGTCGTCGGCCACCACGGTGACCGAGGTGCGTGCGGTGTCGATGGACCGCGACGCACTGCGTGCCTGGATCAAGGATCGCCCCGAGATCGCCGAGCAGCTGCTCCGCGTGCTCGCCCGTCGTCTGCGCCGCACCAACAACAACCTCGCCGACCTCATCTTCACCGACGTCCCCGGCCGTGTCGCCAAGCAGCTGCTGCAGCTCGCCCAGCGGTTCGGCACACAGGAGGGCGGCGCGCTGCGCGTCACCCACGACCTCACGCAGGAAGAGATCGCCCAGCTCGTCGGCGCATCCCGGGAGACGGTCAACAAGGCGCTCGCCGACTTCGCGCAGCGCGGCTGGCTACGACTGGAGGGCAAGAGCGTCCTCATCGCCGACTCCGAGCGCCTGGCACGGCGCGCACGCTGA
- a CDS encoding MFS transporter has protein sequence MSPPPAIPPRATLTRIQHRTIALLCVAQVLGGLAMGASLALGAILAERLSGSESLAGLATTVLTLGAAAAGLPLAALAQRSGRRPALATGFVIAAMGAAVVAAAVDIGWFPLLLVGMAGVGSGTAVSLQSRFAATDLAEPRTRGRDLSLVVWTTMVGAVAGPALLPVGADVAGVLHIDELAGPFVIGAAGAGAAAVVLWAGLRPDPLIVSTAAASSTSTGTVKPTLAQGWQTIRSIAEARNAVVSVVSAHAVMVAVMALTPVHMTHGGASITLVGLSISAHVAGMYALAPVMGVLTDRFGRVPTVVFGQGLLLAACVTGFTLRHSQTGLVVALVLLGLGWSATTVAGSTLLTESVPVPRRPRVQGISDTLMSLAGAVAGALAGVVVGLFGYPALVLGAGVISVLAAIYVLTDRPR, from the coding sequence ATCAGCCCGCCCCCCGCGATACCCCCGCGCGCCACGCTCACGCGGATACAGCACCGGACGATCGCACTGCTGTGTGTCGCGCAGGTGCTCGGCGGGCTGGCGATGGGCGCGTCCCTGGCCCTCGGTGCGATTCTCGCCGAGCGGCTCTCCGGCTCGGAGTCCCTGGCCGGACTCGCCACCACGGTGCTCACCTTGGGTGCGGCCGCCGCCGGTCTGCCGCTGGCGGCGCTCGCGCAGCGGTCGGGGCGGCGTCCGGCTCTGGCGACCGGCTTCGTGATCGCCGCGATGGGTGCGGCAGTGGTCGCGGCCGCGGTCGACATCGGATGGTTCCCGCTGCTGCTCGTCGGCATGGCCGGGGTCGGCAGCGGAACCGCGGTCAGCCTGCAATCCCGTTTCGCCGCAACAGACCTCGCCGAACCGCGGACCCGTGGCCGCGACCTCTCGCTGGTGGTGTGGACGACGATGGTGGGTGCGGTCGCAGGGCCGGCCCTGCTCCCGGTGGGCGCCGATGTCGCCGGGGTGCTGCACATCGACGAGCTCGCCGGGCCGTTCGTGATCGGCGCCGCCGGTGCCGGCGCGGCCGCCGTCGTGCTGTGGGCCGGGCTGCGGCCCGATCCGCTGATCGTGTCGACCGCCGCCGCGTCGTCCACCTCGACGGGCACGGTGAAACCGACGCTCGCGCAGGGCTGGCAGACGATCCGGAGCATCGCCGAGGCCCGCAACGCGGTGGTGTCGGTGGTCTCCGCACACGCCGTGATGGTGGCCGTGATGGCCCTGACGCCCGTCCACATGACCCACGGTGGTGCGAGTATCACGCTCGTCGGCCTGTCCATCAGTGCGCACGTCGCCGGCATGTACGCGCTCGCGCCGGTGATGGGTGTGCTGACCGACCGGTTCGGGCGAGTACCGACCGTCGTGTTCGGGCAGGGGCTGTTGTTGGCGGCGTGTGTCACCGGCTTCACTCTGCGGCACAGTCAGACCGGCCTCGTCGTGGCCCTGGTTCTGCTCGGGCTGGGCTGGTCGGCCACCACCGTCGCCGGCTCTACGCTGCTCACCGAGAGTGTGCCGGTGCCGCGACGACCACGCGTGCAGGGGATCTCGGACACCCTGATGAGTCTCGCCGGCGCGGTGGCCGGTGCGCTGGCCGGTGTCGTCGTCGGTCTCTTCGGCTATCCGGCCCTGGTGCTCGGCGCGGGCGTGATCAGTGTGCTGGCCGCGATCTACGTGCTGACCGATCGACCGCGGTGA
- a CDS encoding GlxA family transcriptional regulator has protein sequence MPTDLGTHRVVVLVTDGLVMMDMAAPVQIFGHIGAPRYTLSTCAETPGLVRTCAGVSVHVEHGLDALVDADTVVIPGYHDAARRTPSRAVVEALRDAHRRRTRLMSICVGAFTLAETGLLDGRRATTHWLDADALATRYPRVTVDPAVLYVDDGDILTSAGLAAGIDLCLHLVERDHGADVARDYARRTVVAVHRPGGQAQFMPAGTSLHDEAVEEIVHGRQRHDVARPGTRGHAALAATTAWAIGHLDRPLTTRDLADHASMSLRTFSRRFTDSYGLGPGSWLTGQRVRAAAALLERTDEPVEQIAARVGLGPESLRTHFQRRMSLSPSAYRNNFRPRSH, from the coding sequence ATGCCAACCGATCTCGGCACCCACCGCGTGGTGGTCCTGGTCACCGACGGCCTGGTGATGATGGACATGGCCGCACCCGTCCAGATCTTCGGGCACATCGGCGCGCCACGCTACACGCTGTCCACCTGCGCCGAGACTCCCGGTTTGGTGCGGACCTGCGCCGGGGTGTCGGTGCACGTCGAGCACGGCCTCGATGCCCTCGTCGATGCGGACACCGTGGTGATCCCGGGCTACCACGATGCGGCGCGGCGCACTCCGTCGCGGGCGGTGGTCGAGGCCCTCCGGGACGCCCATCGACGCCGGACCCGGCTGATGTCCATCTGCGTGGGTGCGTTCACGTTGGCCGAAACCGGGCTGCTCGACGGTCGTCGTGCGACCACTCATTGGCTCGACGCGGACGCGCTGGCCACCCGCTATCCGCGGGTGACGGTCGACCCGGCGGTGCTGTACGTGGACGACGGCGACATTCTGACCAGTGCCGGCCTCGCCGCCGGCATCGACCTGTGTCTACATCTGGTGGAACGTGACCACGGCGCCGATGTCGCACGCGACTATGCGCGCAGGACGGTGGTGGCCGTCCATCGGCCGGGCGGACAGGCGCAGTTCATGCCGGCGGGCACGAGTCTGCACGACGAGGCCGTCGAGGAGATCGTGCACGGCCGACAGCGCCACGACGTCGCCCGACCGGGCACGCGCGGTCATGCCGCACTGGCGGCCACCACCGCGTGGGCCATCGGCCATCTCGACCGGCCGCTGACGACGCGCGATCTCGCCGACCACGCGTCGATGTCGTTGCGCACGTTCAGCCGTCGCTTCACCGACAGCTACGGGTTGGGCCCGGGTTCGTGGCTCACCGGACAACGGGTGCGCGCGGCCGCGGCACTACTCGAACGCACCGACGAACCGGTCGAGCAGATCGCTGCCCGGGTGGGTCTGGGACCGGAATCGCTGCGGACTCATTTCCAACGACGGATGTCGTTGTCGCCGAGCGCTTACCGCAACAACTTTCGTCCGCGTTCGCACTGA